GAGATTTGATATCTGGTTCGTGAGGGACGACAGTGTGCCGCCCAACCAAGACATCTCGGCATTCCAATGGGCATAGCCCTCGAAGGCTGCCAGGAGTAAGCTTTTTCCACAACCAGCGGTGTTTTTACCCACAGTTGCTTCGTCGTCACATGGCTTTCACAAAGAAAGGCCCAAACTGTCGTGCTGAGACGTCTGGTCACGTATATGTCGCGTGTTCAGAAACATTATTTGATGCCAACGATGCAGAGTGCAGACGACATGTTTGATACCCTCGAACCACATGCATTGTCATTGAGTAGTTTAATCCAGTTTAGGCAAGGGGTGCTGTGGTCGTTAGAGATGTCTTTAGGACCATATTTTAGTATCATAAGAGTTTCTTACTATTTACAAACAGTATGTAGACCATTGTTTAgatcattttttttcaaaaacgaaGGTCATTCCGCCACATTGTACAGTTTTGTTGGAGTCAAAACGATGTGCACGGTTTATTGGTGCTGGTACCACCGGTACTTTGGTTGATTTGGTCCTCGGCGTGCAGCTTAAGTTCATGGGGCACTCTACACAttactcgccaaagaaaaaaaaatctaggaaCGGCTATTGTTTGCACCGATCAACTTGGGCCAGGCTTGCTGCCAGGCTGGTGGCGGCGCTTGTCGGCAGAAAGATAAAACGGACACAACCCCTTTACAGAGCGCGTGATTCGAGAGACCAGatgcagaggtctggtacgcaattggaaaattacggacatctgcggcaggaccagacaaagtaacaaataaggaTCGCAGGAACTTAGAcacaacgtcgatcgcggcggttacggACCtaatgaacaaatactggcagcCAGGCAACATTCCACAAGAgtgaaacacgcgaaaatcacctTTATTCCTAAAGCGGCCGGCTAAGAAACTCAGCACAGAGAATCTACTCcccatttcattaacatcatgcataggcaaactaatggagcatgtcatcctcaacaGGCTCCAAAAATATgtggaggacatgaacctcctacctgaaatgATGCTAGGATTCAGGGCCCATATATCTACCCAAGACGTATACACTTGCAGCTTAGCAAAGACATAAtcgaagctgacgagggaaccgGAACCAAAGTAATGTTGGGTTTAGACCTTATTAAAGCTTTCGATAATTGTCACCCACAAAGCCTTTTTGGAAAACTTTTTAGAAATCAATCCCGGAGAAACGACGTACCACTGCATCCGATCCTtatcctcactaacagaacagcatgtgataacggtcggaacaagtCTGCCCCAATCACACTATGAACCGAAGGAACACCACAGGGCACCGTCCTGTCCCCATTCATTTTTAACCTTTCCCTCGTCAAAATTCTCCTCAAattggcacaaataccagacctacatcacacatTCTATGCAGATCTATGACATCACGCTTTAGACAACCAAATGATGcgaaggtccgttcgattcgcctgcactccctgcaccagttctataaagttccgcagcggtgccgtggcggtgccgcttccaaaacgaatggtcgagtgcatgcaggcctggtcgtctgctagccttggcatcgccaccaaattgcagccagcagcgtggcgcccaaatcaacggccgccaacatgccgaaccgcgtgaagaattttcaaacagcacatcgcagcgaagtgttgccatgagtcagcctcgatgcaacctcgtggcagctaagcgaaacgcacgtgtgttcttttactgcaCACGACTGAGGTGTacgcgcgccgacttgcatgctaagcggttgttgcaaTAACGTGCATCATGCTgcgcatgcacgtgtttactttttagttaacataaccggcttcgagtactaatataactttattagtagaaaggaaagacgccggttacGAGCCCGTCGAGAGCAtgatggtcgagagatgcaaggtgccggcTAGGGccgggtggccactcacgtttcatgagagtcggcgggcccgtgtgaggcactgttatcatcgacgagtggaataatttgagtatatccgccgtttatcgcaaagcgcaagccgtcgtctgcttccatggcggccggctgcagcagcaccaccatttcggcaccgaccattgaggaggtgcacagttttcccgCACTTtactgaactagacctgcacaacgtctgcactttttttgaaacgaatggcgttGTGCAGACGGCGCCTTCTTGCACCGCtaaaacgaatggcgaagtgcagcgagaaccagttcacgtagtgcaggcgacTCGAATGGGCTTTatacctgcacaacgtctgcacattttttaaacgaatggcgtcgtgcagatgGCGCCATAAACAAAGAGGTAGGAGAACTACAACTCCGCCCCAACAAATAAACGTCTATGCCAAAGGATGGTCTGTCAAAGAAGTAcaaaccatgagaatactggggttgtatttacaaacaaaaggAAATAATGACACTCACTGAACTAAGAACCATGTTAGAAGCGACAGTGCGATTAATCTGCCCCGTAGCTAATCGAGGGCAAGGGGTGAgagaaagagatttatgccgactagtgcaggcctttgcgctaagCAGGATACTCTATACCACCctttattttcaaatttgtgAAAGTAGAacaggacaaattggatagcatgatacggcaggcctacaAAGCCGCCTTAGGACTCCCattaaatgcctcaaccgaaaggtttatgaggttaggaatactcaacacctacaatgaactgaaaaaagcccatttaatggctcaaatgGCGAGACTaaccaattccagaactggcaggagtattctaaCAAGGCTTgtaattaactttcaacctatgAATAAAGACGTCAAAGTAGACTTGCCCCGTGACTATAGAGAAGCCCTATTAATCAAACCCCTTTCCAAAAGAATGCACCCCATACACCacgagggtagaagacaagctcaagccaaagccttacataataAATACGGACAGTGCGCCAGAATAATTTACGTAGATGTGGCAGAATACAAACATACGAGTGCCTCTGCAATTGTGGCCGTGAACGAGAACGGTGACCACATTGTCTCCGCAACACTCAAAGgtaaatcctctgaaacggcagaagaggcagctatagccctcgccctagcgcaTACCCAATACAGCACCATTCTCAGCGACATTAAAATGGCTATCAATAATTTCGCAAAAAGGTGAATTACAAACACCGCCCTTAAAATCCTTAACGCCATCAAATTCTGACCAAATTACTCTGAACTGATATGGGTCCTAGCCCATTCGGAGAATCCGGgtaacgaggcagcccacaataacgCCAGAAGTTTCGTCGActgggcagtggatgagtctggctcctgAATTTCACAAAGGACCCCATGATCACGTATTATGATCTaaacaatcattttaaactagagaggagaccTTTCCCCCCTCTGCACAAAAGCCTGacaaagaacaagaggttacgtggcgtcatctacagacgagatcgatatgCACCCCATCagtcctcgcgcacatttattcCGATCACGACAACCCGAACTGCAAACACTGCGGCCAACTTCGGGTGACCTAGTTATTGATCCTTCTCTCGAgtggtgggaggccgtgctggctagctctaaccccagaacgcaagttctggcggtggagtgggctgacaaagtcgtctaGGGCTATGTACTCTTGACCACTTAATGCGACTTCTTAGCACGAAGCTCTTTTcgacgaataaaatgttttacaatcaattggGGTTCAGGAAGCATGATGCAAAATTTCTTTAatacatactgctagcctcttgtACGAGGCTGTTGCAGGATTAGGAAAGTAGAACACTTACAAAAACAGAAATGAGAAGGCGGAATATACATATAAGAAACCTTAAAAACACTTAGGAGGCACTGAGGAACACAAAAAGGTCAATATTAGTACCAGCAACTCATAAAATTCACAGCCTGAAACAACATGAATAAGCAAGGATAACAGTAGCTGCGACAGACAGATTCACAATAGTaatacaaaaatacatgaaataaAGATTAACAGAACCCACAATAAAAAGCGAAAAGAGTATTACATATGTTCTAGTCGCGACTCGACAAGTGCGAAGCACAGGCTTCGAGAGATGAGATGACACAGAAAAGCATCATTCCTGCCACCTGTTATGGCTGCGAACACATGGAAACTTAAGACAACATTAGCGAGCCTTAGAATTCCAATAATGACTGTATATATGATGAACACCCCAGTTGGCCACACCGTTTGCGGTTCGCTGTACCTACAACCCCAAAACACAATAGTGCTTATTTCGAGATTGTTTCACATCACCCTTTATTTATGCTCCAGTTAAAGAAGCGGCAACAGTCATGCCAAATTAGTGACACTATCATGTCGGAATGGTGTCATGGATTGATCAATGTGCATATGGCACGCTGATTCCGCCCGCTATGTTccagtcacaaaaaaaaacatggtacTGACCATCAGATCACCTGGTGCATATTTCATTCTCCACATGGCAACCTCCCTCCGTAGTGCACAATTTTTCTGTGtactcaagaatttcgcctccactgaaattcgaccgccgcggccgggatctaacctgcgtctttctggtcagcagccaagtgccgtaatcaccgagccaccgcggcaggtgaaaTAAGATAGTAATAATGATGGCCAAGCTAATGTCTTTCGACATGTTTATCAAAATATATTTATTGCGCATGTATGCATGGAATGCAACACTTGGAGACATTTTGCAAGGTAACATACTATTTTGCCTTAGCACACTTACATATATACTCAAGTTCCTTACCCAATGAGTGAATACAATGACATCTTGTGTACCAATTGCTTTTGACACGAGCAGTGGgttaaatttttattttgttatcaCAGCGAGAGACAGATCTGTGCACTTGTCCATGAATGTGCCCGGTCGCACTAAATTTGTAATTTTCGTGCTTGTTTTTCAAACGCAGCAAAATGCCCAGTGATCCAACTATTCAGTGATGCAGCTCAAAGCCCTCAGAGAACAAGCCATTCGCATGTATGTCGCTAAGGCTACATATACTGCAACACTACGGTAAAAGTAGAAAAACAGTGTGCATGCAGCTCTGTTTAAGAACGCACAGCGAGAAATCAAAGCTGTTTTCCCAAACAATAGCAATGTAGGATGGCAAACACAATGCCATCCATAGCATAGTAACAACACCAGCTGCAGCAACAGTTTGGCTTTCAGACAACCaagtgataagaaaaaaaaatgtgcctggGCTGCATGCTCGCAAATATAGGTCAGGGCTCTGGCATATATTTCAGTAACACAGTGAACATGTCCAACTTGAACATCACAGTGAAAGTGCTCAAAATACAAACTGTAGAAAATAGACTAGTCTCAAGCAACAGTGGCTGCCTATCCTTATACAATTTCTTGACACAGCACAAATACCTTCAGGCTGACAATCTGACTTAATTATTACTTAACAATAAGCCCAAGTAAATAAATTATCACTGCACTTGATGTCCTCTTGACAAACTCGGACGATCTTAAGCATGAACTCTGCATCCATCACAGATCTTGCAACTCGCGAAACTATACTGATCCTATCTCTTCAAACAGAGTCCGACGTTCCAGCGGATCCATTGCATGCATCGAGGCTTGAGAAACCAGATGTGTCATTGTCTCCACAATCAGCTTCTTCATCTCTTACAGGAatgtatcctttttttttcagaagttcAATGCACTCCAAATCTCGTGCAGCGTTTCCACTTGCCTTCAACAAAGCTGAAATGCTAAAAGAAAAAAGTACGTTTGCATAAGTGACATGATCAAATATATTAGGAGcaaacaccaaatttttggttgagAGTTTTATTCCTTGTTATGAAGCGCAAGACCTTAGTATAATATACACTGATCAGCCTGTGGTATTCAGCGAAGACTGCTaaatgatttattttttttttccttctctcgctTGTTTCAGTTTGAACAGCCGAGCCATGGCTATGATGTAAAAGGTCAGTATAGATCACctgaggcataaaaaaaagagTGATATAATCATTGCTTTGCAGTTTTAGTTGTTTAGTTAACTACAAggctaaagccagcctgcctcaagagccaGAATCAAAGCAAGTGAAGAAGCAGTGATTACATCGCAGTTTTTTTACCATGTCTCCCGTGACCTATAGACCTTTTCACAACCCTTGGGAAAACTGGTTTTCTGGGCTGTTTCTGGGTTttctatgctaaatgtgtctgatatcttgcgcaggccgtcacaccgtcgcagtatcttgcGCTTGAGTTCGGATCCAGTTCGGATCTACAAGTCAGgggacgtcactgatcagtgttcccttctgcaccGTCGACATGACAATGAAGCATCGCTGGTTCACAtggttcacatggttgttgtaaccatgcaaacggtgctgccagccttggcaagaacgagttacagagaacaggcaagcATGGAGTTAAAACTTCCGCGatgtgctcagataggctgttttgattggtccccccAAGTGTCAtcgggagagtgaaatgggaatgggaagctgcgcgaaaatcgagttgagggcagcattttgtttgcttgtattttagaattttttcattgaataactcctgttcctatgcatcgattcctgtaattctttttgagtcagcatgtgtgacataaagaatccatctgaagtgcaaccggcatccgttcaagcagtgtttcgcagccctttTAAAGCTCATTCTTGCATAGATAATTGTTCAGAAGGCTGTCTATCTCTCAACCAACGAGCTGATGCACAGTGCCAGGGCAGGTAggtggcaactgcattgaatttaTCTGAATTAAATTCACTGGCATTTGCCATGATGGATTGGTTGCAACCTGCTCACCGTGGCACGTGGCCACCTGCTTTTTCAGGACCTGGAAGGATGTCGGCTTTTCTCATGAATGGGACCTCTAAAGGTACCGAATCAAAAAATGGGCCGCTTGGCTACCTGGATTGCTCCTTCTTGCAGGCCATGGCCACAAGTTGAGCCTCTGTGTACAACTTGGCGTACTCAAAACCAGCTGAGCTCTCCAGCAGCTTGCCACTCTTTGCCAACTCCTCAATGCAATGCTGTGCATCCTCTGGGTAGAAAAGAAAACGGAATACAGAGTTAAACAGCGAagacaaactgaagttggcctctAACTGAAAATGAaccttttataagctagaaaagcacaaaaaaaattaaatactgGCATCACAGCCACAGCTAGTTTTCAGAAGCAAGCTGCAATGACGCAAAGTGCTTTGCTTTGTTGCCCATCTCCAAGGCTCAACCACAAATAGGATTCAGGCACATGTTTGCCATTTCACGTGCCTCtacaaacaaaaatttaaaaaaagagaaacgattcGAATTGCCTGTGATGTTTGTAAtgaaaacagcacagggaacatATGCTGTGAGCCCGAGGTAATATTCATGGAGTCATTGCAGAACCACATCACTTGAAACAACAGAGCGAAACTGACAAAAGATGAAATTCGCTTTACCTCCTTCTGCATGAGTGACATTTTTGACGACAACACTAGCGGTCACTTCTTCAGCCTTCTTTCGGATCGTAGCAATGCAATTTTCATCTAAGCCATCACCAAAACCTGTGTTTTCATCCAATGCAGCCTGCAACAGCAATGAAAGAAGAATGATGGCGTCAGTTGTCCACGATCACGCGGTGCGGTATTTCGCAGAGAAGCCAACCTAGCTCAAGATTGCCGCTCAGATTTTTGCGGCCTCTGCAATCACAGTGAAGAAAGTTTTTAGTTGTTAATGACACATTGCCTAAGCTACCACACAACTTGTGAAAGCCAAGCCAAATTTATCATGCGTGTCCCCTTGAAGCTCCAGTTCTTATCCAATtggagagaaaaagatttttgcacaGAGCGTGCCAAAAATCGACTTAA
This region of Amblyomma americanum isolate KBUSLIRL-KWMA chromosome 5, ASM5285725v1, whole genome shotgun sequence genomic DNA includes:
- the LOC144133241 gene encoding uncharacterized protein LOC144133241 isoform X1 encodes the protein MASNMKVWAEYLQAKAQEEDLKERAEEAHSDFETFFAERLGSISELIEKEQELRRKVAFFEELSKFKKSMLSEAALDENTGFGDGLDENCIATIRKKAEEVTASVVVKNVTHAEGEDAQHCIEELAKSGKLLESSAGFEYAKLYTEAQLVAMACKKEQSSISALLKASGNAARDLECIELLKKKGYIPVRDEEADCGDNDTSGFSSLDACNGSAGTSDSV
- the LOC144133241 gene encoding uncharacterized protein LOC144133241 isoform X2, with protein sequence MQTFFAERLGSISELIEKEQELRRKVAFFEELSKFKKSMLSEAALDENTGFGDGLDENCIATIRKKAEEVTASVVVKNVTHAEGEDAQHCIEELAKSGKLLESSAGFEYAKLYTEAQLVAMACKKEQSSISALLKASGNAARDLECIELLKKKGYIPVRDEEADCGDNDTSGFSSLDACNGSAGTSDSV